The Flavobacteriales bacterium DNA segment AGCATTGAATTGATCGAAAGGATTATCAGAGACCTGAAAGAGAACACTTCGATCTCTTGGGCCACGTTGAAGGACGCATCCCAAGTCGACGTAAGGCACAATCCTCACTATGATCAAACTGAAACACCATCCCGGCGAAGTGGGTTACGCCTTGCATCCCGACCATTCGTGTAAGGGTCTCGTTGAGCGAAGTTAATTGAATGCGGTGACCGACATCGGGTTCCAGCAATTCGGTTTCCATAGCATTGAAGGGCATCGGAACCGCGCAACCATTCTTCGAACCGGTTGTTACAACGATGCGGTTTCATCCGAGAAGGGTTGTTCAAGGAGAATTATCTCTGGAATTGTAATTCTTGGATAATGGGTTCCATTCCAAGTTGGTTGAAAAACAACGATCCCGGCCGAGGCCGGGACCATTTTCATCGTTCGGAGCGGAACAAGGGCAATACTTAGGGGTAGTTCGAAGAACCCTTAGTTCTTCATCTCACCTCCATCCGACTTCATATCTCGACCCCCGGTTTATCGCCATGTTATTCAGTGCCACCGTGCCGTACTTCGTATACT contains these protein-coding regions:
- a CDS encoding GNAT family N-acetyltransferase; this encodes MLTLNFSPFPKIVTERLILREIDMGDVDALFDIRSDERVMRYIGRSKAKEKSDSIELIERIIRDLKENTSISWATLKDASQVDVRHNPHYDQTETPSRRSGLRLASRPFV